Proteins encoded in a region of the Gallalistipes aquisgranensis genome:
- the yihA gene encoding ribosome biogenesis GTP-binding protein YihA/YsxC gives MNITSAQFRCSSSKLSQMPDDRPEFAFIGRSNVGKSSLINMLTDRPGLAKVSGQPGKTRLANHFLINGAWYLVDLPGYGYARVARSRREEFSKLIRDYIMRGPRLHFLFVLVDSRLEPQRIDLDFIRMLGEEGIPFGIVFTKGDKLSADRLASNVAHYKRRLLEEWEELPPVFLTSSEKKLGRDGILSFIGESLNDC, from the coding sequence ATGAATATTACCTCCGCACAGTTCAGATGCAGCAGCAGCAAGCTGTCCCAGATGCCGGACGACCGGCCGGAGTTCGCCTTCATCGGGCGGAGCAACGTGGGCAAGTCGTCACTCATCAACATGCTGACGGATCGTCCGGGGCTGGCCAAGGTGTCCGGACAGCCGGGCAAGACCCGCCTGGCGAATCATTTTCTGATCAACGGGGCGTGGTATCTGGTCGACCTTCCGGGATACGGCTATGCCCGGGTGGCCAGGAGCCGGCGGGAGGAGTTTTCGAAGCTGATCCGGGATTACATTATGCGCGGTCCGAGGCTCCATTTCCTCTTCGTGCTGGTGGATTCGAGGCTGGAACCCCAGCGGATCGACCTCGATTTTATCCGGATGCTGGGCGAGGAGGGGATACCTTTCGGGATCGTCTTCACCAAGGGGGACAAACTGTCGGCCGACCGGCTTGCCTCGAACGTGGCGCATTACAAACGCCGTCTGCTCGAAGAGTGGGAGGAACTGCCTCCGGTCTTCCTCACCTCGTCGGAAAAGAAACTGGGGCGCGACGGGATTCTCTCCTTTATCGGCGAAAGTTTAAATGATTGTTAA
- a CDS encoding ribose-phosphate diphosphokinase translates to MAIHKLKFFACRESRYLAEKIAKSYGTELGDSSVLEFSDGEFQPAYNESIRGCTVFIVASTFPPTDNLMELLLMIDAAHRASAHRVIAVMPYFGWARQDRKDRPRVSIGAKLVANLLRAAGVDRIMTMDLHADQIQGFFDIPVDHLYASGIFVPYINGLNMEDLSIAAPDMGGAKRAHAYSQYLHAPMIISHKQREKANVVGSMTAIGDVEGRNIIILDDMIDTAGTITKAADMLMEKGAKSVRAAATHAVLSGPAYERINNSSLSEVIVTDTIPLRKDKDTSKFTVLSVADIFADVIERVHNYKEISSRFIF, encoded by the coding sequence ATGGCGATACATAAACTCAAATTTTTTGCCTGCCGGGAGTCCCGTTACCTGGCGGAGAAGATAGCCAAGAGCTACGGAACGGAGTTGGGCGACTCTTCGGTGCTGGAGTTCAGCGACGGCGAGTTCCAGCCCGCCTACAACGAGAGTATCCGTGGCTGCACGGTCTTTATCGTAGCCTCCACGTTCCCGCCTACGGACAACCTGATGGAACTCCTGCTGATGATCGACGCCGCCCACCGTGCGTCGGCCCACCGTGTGATCGCCGTCATGCCTTATTTCGGCTGGGCCCGTCAGGACCGGAAGGATCGTCCGAGGGTTTCGATCGGTGCCAAACTGGTGGCCAATCTGCTGCGTGCCGCCGGGGTGGACCGCATCATGACGATGGACCTGCATGCGGACCAGATACAGGGTTTCTTCGACATTCCGGTCGATCATCTCTATGCCAGCGGCATTTTCGTCCCCTATATCAACGGGCTCAACATGGAGGACCTCTCCATCGCGGCGCCCGACATGGGCGGGGCCAAGCGGGCCCATGCCTATTCGCAGTATCTGCACGCCCCGATGATCATCAGCCACAAGCAGCGCGAGAAGGCCAACGTCGTGGGAAGCATGACTGCGATCGGCGATGTCGAGGGACGCAACATCATCATTCTCGACGACATGATCGACACGGCCGGGACAATCACCAAGGCGGCCGACATGCTGATGGAAAAGGGGGCCAAGAGTGTCCGGGCCGCCGCTACGCATGCCGTGCTTTCGGGGCCGGCCTACGAACGGATCAACAACAGTTCGCTCAGCGAGGTGATCGTGACCGATACGATTCCCCTGCGCAAGGATAAGGACACCTCGAAGTTCACGGTGCTCTCGGTGGCCGACATCTTCGCAGATGTGATCGAACGGGTGCACAATTACAAGGAGATCAGCTCCCGGTTTATTTTTTAG
- a CDS encoding anaerobic sulfatase maturase — MARNFRKSLTFGDAVKSSRPTSFGTMLKPAGSLCNLDCQYCYYLDKAGLYGGREPKMSLEMLEEYVRQYIEGNDVPLVTFCWHGGEPLLAGLDFYRRAVEFQKKYAGEKKIDNALQTNGVLLDEEWCSFFRENDFLVGVSIDGPRDIHDPFRVDKGGRPTFDRVMAGIELLARTGVEYNTLSTVNRLSEGRGAEVYRFLKSIGSRYMQFLPVVEHVVDSPQGGRSRIVPPGYEGARRAEWSVTGRGYGEFMNDIFDQWVVSDVGSCFVQLFDVALAQWVGVQPGLCSFGETCGDALVVEHNGDVYSCDHFVYPEYRLGNLMESDLKTLFRSQAQFRFGINKRNTLPAECLRCKWYFACRGECPKHRFEKAANGENNLNALCEGYKLFFSHVEPYMKYMAELLAGKQPPALVIPWARRRMMGLI; from the coding sequence ATGGCCCGTAATTTCCGTAAATCCCTCACATTCGGCGATGCTGTCAAAAGCAGTCGTCCCACCTCTTTCGGCACGATGCTGAAGCCTGCCGGATCGCTGTGCAATCTGGACTGCCAGTATTGCTATTATCTGGACAAGGCCGGCCTTTACGGCGGCAGGGAGCCGAAAATGAGCTTGGAGATGCTGGAAGAGTACGTGCGGCAGTATATCGAGGGGAACGACGTCCCGCTGGTCACCTTCTGTTGGCATGGCGGGGAACCGTTGTTGGCGGGACTGGACTTTTACCGCCGGGCGGTGGAGTTCCAGAAAAAATATGCGGGAGAGAAGAAGATCGACAATGCGCTCCAGACCAACGGCGTGTTGCTCGACGAGGAGTGGTGTTCCTTTTTCCGGGAGAACGATTTTCTCGTCGGGGTTTCGATCGACGGGCCGCGGGATATTCACGATCCGTTCCGCGTGGACAAGGGCGGCCGGCCCACTTTCGACCGGGTGATGGCCGGGATCGAACTGCTGGCCCGTACGGGAGTGGAGTACAATACGCTGAGTACGGTCAACCGCCTGAGCGAAGGGCGCGGAGCCGAGGTCTATCGTTTCCTCAAGTCGATAGGCAGCCGTTACATGCAGTTTCTGCCCGTAGTGGAACACGTGGTCGATTCGCCGCAGGGCGGCCGGTCGCGGATCGTGCCGCCGGGATACGAGGGGGCCCGGCGGGCCGAATGGTCGGTGACGGGCCGCGGATACGGGGAGTTCATGAACGATATTTTCGACCAGTGGGTCGTGAGTGACGTGGGCAGTTGTTTCGTGCAGCTGTTCGACGTGGCGCTGGCCCAGTGGGTGGGCGTGCAGCCGGGCCTGTGTTCGTTCGGCGAGACATGCGGCGACGCCCTGGTGGTGGAGCACAACGGCGACGTCTATTCCTGCGATCATTTCGTCTATCCGGAATACCGGCTCGGGAACCTGATGGAGAGCGACCTGAAAACCCTGTTCCGGTCGCAGGCCCAGTTTCGGTTCGGAATCAACAAACGCAATACGCTGCCGGCCGAATGCCTGCGTTGCAAATGGTACTTCGCCTGCCGGGGCGAGTGTCCCAAGCACCGGTTCGAAAAGGCGGCCAATGGGGAGAACAACCTGAATGCCCTGTGCGAGGGGTATAAACTGTTCTTCTCCCATGTGGAACCCTACATGAAATACATGGCGGAACTGCTCGCAGGCAAACAACCTCCTGCGCTGGTGATCCCGTGGGCCCGCCGGCGGATGATGGGGCTGATCTGA
- a CDS encoding DUF4251 domain-containing protein yields the protein MKKFLSLAVMILLAGSVCTQAQTKAERKAREAETVKTRLENRDYTIEVLTVHPMGGRSIQVTPDFTLTVKGDSVRSVLPYFGRAYTVPYGGGNGLRFEAVTRDYRQEYNKKRKETQITFSVRTDEDNFQFRLSVFGNGSSMISVQCNNREGISYNGRMATRERGAEKK from the coding sequence ATGAAAAAGTTTCTTTCTCTGGCCGTCATGATCCTGCTGGCAGGATCGGTCTGCACACAGGCCCAGACCAAGGCCGAACGCAAGGCCCGCGAGGCCGAAACCGTCAAGACACGCCTCGAAAACCGCGACTACACGATCGAAGTGCTCACCGTTCATCCGATGGGAGGACGCAGCATCCAGGTCACGCCCGACTTTACGCTCACCGTGAAGGGAGATTCCGTCCGCTCGGTGCTTCCCTATTTCGGACGGGCCTACACCGTTCCCTACGGCGGCGGCAACGGACTGCGCTTCGAAGCCGTCACCCGGGATTACAGGCAGGAATACAACAAAAAAAGGAAAGAGACGCAAATCACCTTCTCCGTGCGCACCGACGAAGACAACTTCCAGTTCCGCCTCTCCGTCTTCGGCAACGGATCGAGCATGATCAGCGTCCAGTGCAACAACCGCGAGGGAATCAGCTACAACGGCCGCATGGCGACCCGGGAGCGCGGAGCGGAAAAGAAATAG
- a CDS encoding arsenate reductase family protein, whose product MKPTFICYPKCSTCAKAAKWLAAHGIETDTRDIVADRPSRDELSGWLSRSGLPVRKLFNTSGLRYKELNLKERIPASSDSELLDLLATDGKLVKRPVLVWDGGVLFGFREEEWAKALR is encoded by the coding sequence ATGAAACCGACTTTCATTTGCTATCCGAAATGCAGCACCTGCGCCAAAGCGGCCAAATGGCTCGCCGCCCACGGCATCGAAACCGACACGCGCGACATCGTCGCCGACCGCCCTTCCCGCGACGAACTGTCCGGATGGCTCTCCCGCAGCGGGCTTCCCGTGCGGAAACTGTTCAACACCAGCGGGCTCCGTTACAAGGAGCTGAACCTGAAGGAACGGATTCCCGCCTCATCAGACAGCGAACTGCTCGACCTGCTCGCCACGGACGGGAAACTGGTCAAACGGCCCGTACTGGTATGGGACGGAGGCGTCCTTTTCGGCTTCCGGGAAGAGGAGTGGGCGAAGGCGCTGCGCTGA
- a CDS encoding RNA polymerase sigma-70 factor, translated as MYKGLSDIIQEINDKDYQAWEALYAHYYRALCSYSHTVVKDGPCAEDIVQDVLMKIWQSDVRFTDARDLGAYLYKAVYNNSVAYMRNSGNRAGILNHLYEESDRERRERIENGEETDFEFLAGVVGEEVIRELYLSIQELPEDRRRIMRLSIEGHSGAEIAEMLGVSINTVKTQKYRSYKFLKKRLNKYYYLLPLLLAFVDRP; from the coding sequence ATGTATAAAGGGCTTTCCGACATAATCCAGGAGATCAACGACAAGGACTACCAGGCGTGGGAGGCGCTGTACGCCCACTATTACCGAGCTCTCTGTTCGTACAGCCATACGGTGGTAAAGGACGGGCCGTGTGCCGAGGACATCGTGCAGGACGTGCTGATGAAGATATGGCAGTCGGACGTGCGGTTCACCGACGCGCGCGATTTGGGGGCCTATCTCTACAAGGCGGTTTACAACAATTCGGTGGCCTACATGCGTAACAGCGGCAACCGGGCCGGTATCCTGAACCATCTGTACGAAGAGAGCGACCGGGAGCGGCGCGAGCGGATCGAAAACGGGGAGGAGACCGATTTCGAATTTTTGGCGGGCGTCGTAGGTGAGGAGGTGATCCGGGAGCTTTATCTTTCGATTCAGGAGCTGCCGGAGGACCGCCGCCGCATCATGCGCCTGTCGATCGAGGGCCACTCCGGGGCCGAGATCGCCGAAATGCTCGGCGTGAGCATCAACACGGTCAAGACGCAGAAGTACCGGAGCTACAAGTTTCTGAAAAAACGGCTGAACAAATACTACTATCTGCTGCCGCTGCTGCTGGCGTTTGTCGACAGACCCTGA
- a CDS encoding PKD-like domain-containing protein codes for MKLYRILAIAAAVTLSSCIKDDTNLDFATLDKPVVSNLSTTQEFKVAYNDELVVIPEIEYKDMNDLRYEWNIDGEIVSTEKDLHWVKTTTADRQYGHFALYRKSAGNADIYRFSITRYMPFERGFPIVAKKGGKTVIHFMKCIIGTTTADVELLSNVAPIDVPETLAEGSRIVEYWDNSSTNVIGNLMLVTSDPNYCINLNGSSMDPENTLAQEFIDGNVPAGLQVKNVMPQHGYEGFVQAQDGTMYNAFRGKGYFEGRYLNTPWKFGDQAVKIDCLIPQCNVTSMGASVCLLYDGTNHRFLIKDTQYSTATVPSTAGPTIEMIESDVDEAKQDKMIFCANINMANTRDFEHMSYAQYWALFKGTDGNYYARQFWFDFNYHEIGAAENNYPETYIQIDDMNENSVIHVMPTFTTNYAHIYYTDGVDQKVLRVRKRDQDDLGEPAVFKEFDKEIVSVSSACTQYMGFLCICFKDGSVMLYNTQDYTLGASFTEFKEERVTLDSTDPEINADLGEIVSCTYKWGKASAPK; via the coding sequence ATGAAATTATACAGAATTTTAGCGATAGCCGCGGCCGTGACGCTGTCTTCCTGCATCAAGGACGACACCAATCTCGATTTCGCCACGCTGGACAAACCGGTAGTCTCCAACCTGTCGACGACCCAAGAGTTCAAAGTCGCCTACAACGACGAACTGGTAGTCATTCCCGAAATCGAGTACAAGGACATGAACGACCTGCGCTACGAATGGAACATCGACGGGGAGATCGTCTCCACCGAAAAAGATCTGCATTGGGTGAAAACCACGACGGCCGACCGGCAGTACGGCCATTTCGCCCTGTACCGCAAATCGGCCGGCAACGCCGACATTTACAGATTCTCCATCACCCGTTACATGCCTTTCGAAAGAGGTTTCCCGATCGTGGCCAAGAAGGGGGGTAAAACCGTCATCCACTTCATGAAGTGCATCATCGGCACGACTACGGCCGACGTGGAACTGCTGAGCAACGTGGCCCCGATCGACGTTCCCGAGACACTGGCCGAAGGGAGCCGCATCGTCGAATACTGGGACAACAGCAGTACCAATGTAATCGGTAACCTGATGCTCGTCACCTCCGACCCGAACTACTGCATCAACCTGAACGGTTCCAGCATGGACCCGGAGAACACACTCGCACAGGAGTTCATCGACGGAAACGTTCCGGCCGGCCTCCAGGTTAAGAACGTCATGCCCCAGCATGGATACGAAGGGTTCGTTCAGGCGCAGGACGGCACGATGTACAACGCTTTCCGCGGAAAGGGCTATTTCGAAGGCAGGTATCTGAACACTCCGTGGAAATTCGGAGACCAGGCCGTGAAGATCGACTGCCTGATCCCCCAATGCAATGTCACCTCCATGGGAGCCTCGGTCTGCCTGCTGTACGACGGGACCAACCATCGCTTCCTGATCAAGGACACCCAGTACAGTACGGCTACGGTTCCCTCGACTGCCGGTCCCACGATCGAAATGATCGAATCCGACGTCGATGAAGCCAAACAGGACAAAATGATTTTCTGTGCCAACATCAACATGGCCAACACTAGGGATTTCGAACACATGAGTTATGCCCAATACTGGGCCCTGTTCAAAGGGACGGACGGCAACTACTACGCCCGCCAGTTCTGGTTCGATTTCAATTACCATGAAATCGGCGCTGCGGAGAACAACTATCCGGAGACATACATCCAGATCGACGACATGAACGAGAACAGCGTGATCCATGTGATGCCTACCTTCACAACGAACTATGCCCACATCTATTACACGGACGGAGTCGACCAAAAGGTTCTGCGCGTACGCAAGCGGGATCAGGACGATCTGGGCGAGCCGGCCGTATTCAAGGAGTTCGACAAGGAGATCGTCTCCGTCTCTTCGGCCTGCACCCAATACATGGGCTTCCTCTGCATCTGCTTCAAGGACGGTTCCGTGATGCTTTACAACACGCAGGATTACACGCTGGGGGCTTCCTTCACCGAGTTCAAGGAGGAGCGGGTGACGCTCGACTCCACCGATCCCGAAATCAATGCCGATCTCGGAGAGATCGTCTCCTGCACCTACAAATGGGGCAAAGCCTCGGCTCCGAAGTAA